From Corynebacterium aquatimens:
TGACCGAATAGCCAGAGGCCGGCGATGAGGTTCAGCGCCGGGATGAGCAGGCCAACCGCATCGTTGACCCTGCGCCACGGCATAAGCACCGTAAATGCGGAAGCAATGAGCGGAATTGCGACGAAGACGGGGAGAAGCACATCGGCGGTCATTCGGCATCCTCCTTGAGTCTGGCTGTCCGACCTGCGGTGGTCAGCGGGGAGGGGCCGCCGTGGTTGAAGTGGTCGCCGTACACCGTGTCGTCGTCACGCCCAAGCGCGGCGAGCATCAGAAGGATGGTCGTGGTAGCCATGGAAATGACGATCGCGGTGAGCACGAACGCTTGGGGGAGCGGGTCCGCCATTTCGTCCAGCGGTGTGGTGGAGGGGAAGGCTTCCCCGCGCCATGCGCCGACGCCCGCGGCCAGCAGAGTGAGGTTGGTGGCGTGGCCGAACAGCATCATGCCGAACACGACACGCACCATGCCGCGCTGCTGGATGAGATACACCGCGCCGGCGACAAGAACGGAGATGGTCAAGGCCATAAACATGGTTAGTCCTCCTCCTTCTGAGCCACGGAAGTGGGCGTATGAAAGGCGGGGACGTCCGGCAGGGGGTTCTCCCCATCGCGCAGGTAGTCCAAGTTTTCCCTCTCATTACCGGGGCGGACGTAGCCGCCGAGCGCATTGATGGCCATGGTGAGCATGCCGATGACACACATGTAGATGCCCACGTCGAAGATGAGCGACGTCGATTGGTGGATTCCAGCGATTTCACCGTGGATGGCGTACATGAACCCACCCTCGATCAGGCCGAGGAAACCGGAGGAGATCGCAATGATGATGCCGATGCCGGTGAGCCAGATCGGAGTGGATTCGCTCACGACCTTCTCATCGCGGCCCTTGGACAGGTAGCTCATTACGAAGGCCGTGGCCAGCACGAGCGCTGCCACGAAGCCGCCGCCGGGGGCCTGGTGGCCGCGGAAGAAGATGAGGATGGACAGCACGATCATGATCGGCAAGGTCATGCGCACGACCTTGCGGATCGGCATGGTGTTGATCTGCGATTGGCCAAACGGCTCCGGGCGCAGGCCACGGGTGATCTTGTGCCGCGGGACGGAGCTGGTCACGGCCATGATCACCACGGCCGCCATGCCCAGCACGGACAGCTCGCCCAAGGTATCAAAGCTACGGAATTCCACGATGATCACGGCCACGATGTTGTCAGCCTGGGTGAGCGGCGTCGTGTTTTCCAAGTACCACATTGCCAGGTCAGAGCGCTCGCGGCGGCCGAGTAGGCCGTAGACGCCAGCAAAAGCAATGAAGCCCGAGAGTGCGGCCACCACTGCGGCACGCGCTTTTCGACGGCGCCTTACGGGCGGGAATTTATCCGGCTGGTAGCGCAGAACCATCATGATCACCACGACGGTGAGCGATTCGACCATGAACTGGGTCAGCGCGACGTCCGGGGCGCCCAACATCAGCATCTGCAGGCTCACGCCGACGCCGACCGTGCCCAACAGGACCGCAGCGGTGAGGCGTGAACGGGTGAGAACCAGGCAGCCCACCGACACCGTGACTAGGACTAGCGGGACCAGGTCCCAGTAGTTGTCCAGGCCGTCGACCCGCGGTGCGACCTCCAAGTTCAGCGAACTGAAGCCGACGATCAGAACGATGACGACGAGCCAGATCAGGTGGCGGGCCGGGTTGTAACTGATCGCGGGGCGCGCCATCCACTCACCGATTCGATTCGCGCCTCGGATAATCACCCGCAGCGCGGTCTTACCGTTGAAGGGCAGCAATTCGCGGTTGTTCAACCCGTCAAAGACGCGATGACGCACGAAGATGAAGCCGATGCCGGCTGCCAGTACCAATACAGAGACCATCAGCTCCGGCGTGACACCGTGCCAGAGGTGCAGGTGGGAGTGGTACGTCTCATCCTGGGTGATGGAGTGGACGGCGGCGGTCACCGGGTCGTCGATAAGCGGGAGCGTGAACGCTAAAGGGACTGAGAAAAGGCCCGGTAGGGCGGCGGGTACCCACATTGAGGCGGGGGCTTCCGTGACGTGGGAGACGTCGCGCGGGCCGTCGACGAAGGTGCCGAAGATGACTTTGACGCTGTAGACAACCGTGAGGAATGCGGCGATGGCGGCGATGAAGAGAAGCAAACCGCCATAGGGTCCGCCGTAGAAGGCGGTGAGCATTGACTCTTTGGAGATGAAGCCGAACAGCGGCGGGACTGCGGCCATGGAGGCGACGGCGATAGTCATGGAGACGAACGTGAACGGCATTTGCTTTAGCAAAGGGCCGAGACGACGGATGTCGCGCGAGCCAGCCTGGTGATCCACGACGCCGATGAGCATGAACAACGAGGATTTGAAGAGAGCGTGGGCCAGCGTGTGGGTTAGAGCCGCGGCGAGGGCGACCTGCGTGCCCACGCCGATGGTTGCCACGATCCACCCCAGGTGGGAAACCGTGGAGTAGGCGGTGAGCTGCTTGAGGTCAGTCTTCGTTGCCGCGAAGATCGCGGACATGATCGCCGTGAACAGGCCGGTGATGATGAGCAGCGCGTTCCAGACGACGTTGTCGTGGAAGATCGTGGAGAAGCGCAGCAGGACGTACACACCGGCCTTGACCACCGCTGCGGCGTGCAGGAACGCGGACACAGGTGTCGCCGCCGCCATCGCCTCCGGGAGCCAGAAGTGGAACGGGAACTGCGCTGCCTTGGTGAACGCGCCCAGCGCCACGAGAACCGCGACGACTGTGGTGCGGCCCGGTTCTGCCGCCCAGACATCACTGCGCAGAATCGTGGAAAGGTCCGTGGAGTTGGCGGACACCGCCGCGATGGCAAGGCCGATAAGCAGCAGTAGGCCGCCGACGAACGTCACAGCGAGCGTGCGGAACGAACCGGCCTCACCACCCGAGCCGGCCCGCGCGATGAGCAGGAATGATGCTAAAGAAACAAGTTCCCAGCCGATGAACAACAACACCACGTCACCGGCCAACACGAGGATCAGCACCGACAACGTGAAGGCCGTCATGATCGTGTAGAAACTCGTGTTGTTGTCATTGTTATGCAGATACGCCGCTGAATAAATCAGCACGATTCCGCCAATCACTAGGGCTAACAGCGCGAAGAAGGTGCTGAGCCCGTCCGCATGCACTGACAAGCCGACCTCTGAGCCTGGACCGACTAGGTCACGCGCCCACACGTAGCGCGCAGTCAGGGGGTCCCCGGCGAAGATCTGCGGCAGTTTCGATCCTAAAACACCGGCCGCCACTAGGAGCGCTGGGCCGAGGATCCAACCGGCACGCCTATCCATCAGAGCAACCAGCGGCGGGGAAGCCACCACGGTGCCTGTGACGATGGCGAACACGATGAGAAGAGTCATAACGTTTATAAACAATAACAGCGCTGCCGACATTCGGTGCGCCTTGCACCGGTACCGGACTGCTACGGCTACATTTTTGCTTTATGAAATGGCCCATTGTCCCAGCAATTTTGCTGTTTTTCGTAGCCGCGTTCCTTCCCCTTGCGCCGTCGTCTACCTGGCAATCGGGGGATGCCACTACCGGCGCCCCGGCAGTTGCGGCTGGCCCTGACCCGTACGTGGAAATACGTCGGGCGGCTGGTGATGCCGCGGCTCAAGCCAGCTTCCTCACCCAAGGCACGGCCAAGCTAAAGGAGGGCACGAGCCAGTTCGACGAGGGTTCCGGCCAGCTCACCGAGGGCTTAAGTGCCGCGGACGCCGGCAGCACGGAGCTTGCGAATGGCCTACAGGAACTGCAATCCGGTACCGGCGAGCTGGGCCGCGGCGCCACCCGGATCGCGGATGCCATCGGGGAAGTCACGGGCCAGATGACTGCCTTCGAGGCCGTCCGCGGCCAGATCATCGCCAACATCGACATCACGCTGGAGGGCCTGAAGGACCGCAATGAGCCGGAGGTGGTCGCGATCCGTGATCAGCTCAAAGACCTGCGCAAACAGGCTGAGACCGCTGAGCTCCCCCAGGAGATGTCCGGGCAAATCAACGAGCTTCGTGACGGCTCGCGTGAGTTGGCTAACCAGCTGTCGACCCCCGGATACAGCTACTACGACGGCGTCCAGGCCGCCGTGAGCGGATCCCAGGAGCTGTCCGACGGCCTCACGGAACTCAGCGACGGCACCACCGGCGCAGTCGAGGGCATTGAACAGCTTATCGACGGGGCCGACCAGATCGACCGAATGGCCGTCAACACGGCTGACCGTCTTTCCGCAATCCAACGCGCAATTCCTGCCCCGACTCCCGTCACCAATACCGAGGCCCAGGACGAAAACGCGCCGCGTTCAGCTCTTGCGCCGTTGGCTGCGATGTTGATCAGCGCGATGGCGGTCCTCGGGGGCGTGGCCTTGGCCATCGCTGCGTCCGCTGTCTACCGTTCCCGATGGTCCATCCTGGGAATTGGCACCGCATTCATTACCGTCACCGGCTTGGTCTTAATCATGATCTTGGGCGTGAGCTTGCCCGCGGCTGCGGTGGCAATCTCCGCGTTTGCGCTCGCCCTGGCGACCCTGGCCTCCGCAGGTTTGTCCTGGTTGTTCCTCCGCGTGGCCGGACCGAAGGTTGGTACCGGAATCGCAGCAGCCTTCGCCCTTCTGCAAATCGGCGTGGTCGGCTGGACCTGGTCCACCGCAGCCTCCGGCGAGGTCACCCAGCTGTGGCGCATGGCTTCCGCCGCCCTGCCGATGCACTGGCCAACCGTCGCGATGTCCGCAGCTGGCAACGGCGGCTCATTGACGTCCATGTGGATCGGCATCGTTCTCTCCGCAGCACTTGCCGCCCTTGGCCTGATGTCCATTGCCGGTGACCGCGACACCGAGGACTACTACGGGGAGGATTACTACGGGGAGGACTACGACGGCGAGGACTACGGCGAAGAGTACGGCGAAGACGAGTACGGCGAAGACGAGTACGGCGAAGACGAGTACGGCGAAGAGTACGGCGACGACGAGTACGACGCGGAGCTTTCGGACGACACTGCCTACTTGGAGCCCCAAGAACCCGGCGGTTCGACCCGCATTTAGGGCCAACGCTTGGTCCGTGTAGATCCGTCCGGTTTTTCGAATGTAAAACCGCAGGTCGCATTCGGCCGATTTCTGAACGGATCTACACAGCTCGCTCTGGGGGCTAGGGGCGCTGGGGGTGCTGCGCGGATCAAACAAAAAGAAGGGAAACCGGCTGGTTTCCCTTCTTTTTGTATTTGGTCGGGATAACAGGATTTGAACCTGCGACCTCTTCGTCCCGAACGAAGCGCGCTACCAAGCTGCGCCATATCCCGAGGTGTACTGGCTTGCGCCTGGGTACCGGAGATACTTTAGCGCACCGGCCCGCGGGCGCCAAAACGCGCTGTTGGGCGCGGTTGGTGCTTACTTCTTGTGCGTGATGGTGAGCAGGCTCGCGGACGGCGGGCAGAAGATCCGCACGGGCGCAAACTTGGAGGTGCCTAGGCCGTTGGAGACCTCAAGCCACATGTCGCCGTAGCGGTGCAGGCCGGATGCGCGCTTTCGGTCGATGTCGGCGTTGGTGACTAGGGCGCGTTCGCCGGGTAGACAGATCTGGCCGCCGTGGGTGTGGCCAGCCATGGCTAGCTGGTAGCCATCGGCTGCGAAGGCGTCGAGGACCCGTCGATACGGCGCGTGCGTGACTGCGAGTGGAAGGTCGGCGTCCTCGTTGGGCGGGCCGGCGATGAGGGAGTAATCGTCCAGGTCATGGTGGGGGTCGTCGGTCCCAGCGATGGCAAGTTTGACGCCGCTGGCCTTGAATTCCAGGCGGGTGTGGGTGGCGTCTTGCCAACCGCGCTCAATGAACGCAGCGCGCATGCCTTTCCACGGCAAGTCGACGTAGCTGGGCTCCCGCTTCGTGTCAGTGAGGTACTTCAAGGGGTTCACCGGCCGCGGGGCCCAGTAGTCGTTGGTGCCAAAAACAAAGACGCCGGGGCGATCAAGGAGTGGGCCTAAGGCAGCCAGAACATCGGGCACCGCGTGCTCATCGGAGAGGTTGTCGCCGGTGTTGACCACCAGGTCCGGCTGCAGCGCATCGAGTGCGCTGACCCAGGCGATCTTTTCCTCCTGGCCGGGGATCATGTGCAGGTCAGAGACGTGGAGGATCTTGAATTCAGCAGGCGCGTCCGGGGGCAGGAGGGGCAGCTCGTACTGCTTAAGGCGGAAGTTGGTGAGCTGGGAGACGCCGTAACCAATCGTCGTCAAGCCTGCTGTGGCCGCGGCCGCGAGTGCGGTGGCGGTGGAGTGTTTCATCCCACCAACGGTACCTGCCGCAGCGAAAGGTGTTGGGTAGAGACTGTAAATTCGGTAGCTATGAGTGAATTGAAGAACCAGATTCGAGCAGATCTAAAAGAAGCCATGAAGGCGAAGGAAAAGGAGCGTACCGGCACGATCCGTATGCTTCTTGCCGCGATTCAGACCGCGGAGACGGAAGGGACCAAGCACGAGGTCACTGATGAGGACGTGCTGAAGATCATCGCCCGCGAGATTAAGAAGCGCCGCGAGTCCGCGGAGATCTACGCCACCAATGGTCGCCAGGAGCTCGCGGACGCGGAGCTCGCAGAGGCCGCGGTTCTTGAGGGGTACCAGCCGAAGCAGCTTGACGACGACGAGGTTGCTGCGCTGGTCCAGGACGCCGTTGCTGAGGTTGGGGCCACGAGCATGAAGGACATGGGTGCGGTGATGAAGGTGGCGAATGCGTTGGCTGCGGGGCGTGCTGACGGCAAGCGTCTGAGTGCTGCGGTGAAGGCTGCGCTGAGCTAGGGCTTGCTAGCCCGGTGCCAGCAGAGCGCTACCAGAGCGCTACCAGAGATCGAGTTGCTGGCCGAAGTTATCGAGTCGGCGCTCAAACTCATCGCGGGTGATCGGGGGGTTGTTAAAGCCCCAGCCGCCGCCATTATCGTCGGGATTTGTGTCATCGGTGCGTCCCCAGTTGCCCCACCCTGATCCGCGGGATCCATCAGAGACCGTGATTGTCACGGTTGGCTGCTGGCCAGGGACGGTGCCGGACGCGCGGGCGGAGATCACTTGCCCGGCGGGTGCGCCGTTGCCAGGACCCGTGACTTCGATCACGGTGAAACCGGCGCCTTCTAACATCGACCGGGCTGCTGCCGCGTCCATGCCAGTGACTTGGTCGAAGAAGGCGTTGCGTGATCCTTCGTCGAAAAGCGGGCTTGCGGCCGGAAGCCCAGCCTCCGGGACCCCGGGGAGCTGGTTGGCCAAGCGGAACCAGGAGCCGGCGGCCTCGTTGCCGCCAAAGAGGTTGCCGTACGGGCATTGGCGGACCGGGCCGGTACACAGCGGCGTGGTTTGCGTGCCGTCGTTGAAGATGTAGGTGGCTGCGGCGAATTTGGAATTGAATCCCAAAAATGCGCTGGATTGGTGGGATTCAGTCGTGCCTGTCTTCGCGGCGACGGGGGAGCGCCAGCCCGCACCAGCGGCTGCGTCCTTGGCGGTGCCGTTGATTGCGTCCAGGCTCATGCCGCTGGCGAGTGATGCGGCGACCTTCTCGTCGAGGACATCTT
This genomic window contains:
- a CDS encoding metallophosphoesterase — encoded protein: MKHSTATALAAAATAGLTTIGYGVSQLTNFRLKQYELPLLPPDAPAEFKILHVSDLHMIPGQEEKIAWVSALDALQPDLVVNTGDNLSDEHAVPDVLAALGPLLDRPGVFVFGTNDYWAPRPVNPLKYLTDTKREPSYVDLPWKGMRAAFIERGWQDATHTRLEFKASGVKLAIAGTDDPHHDLDDYSLIAGPPNEDADLPLAVTHAPYRRVLDAFAADGYQLAMAGHTHGGQICLPGERALVTNADIDRKRASGLHRYGDMWLEVSNGLGTSKFAPVRIFCPPSASLLTITHKK
- a CDS encoding GatB/YqeY domain-containing protein, which encodes MSELKNQIRADLKEAMKAKEKERTGTIRMLLAAIQTAETEGTKHEVTDEDVLKIIAREIKKRRESAEIYATNGRQELADAELAEAAVLEGYQPKQLDDDEVAALVQDAVAEVGATSMKDMGAVMKVANALAAGRADGKRLSAAVKAALS
- a CDS encoding DUF4040 family protein produces the protein MTLLIVFAIVTGTVVASPPLVALMDRRAGWILGPALLVAAGVLGSKLPQIFAGDPLTARYVWARDLVGPGSEVGLSVHADGLSTFFALLALVIGGIVLIYSAAYLHNNDNNTSFYTIMTAFTLSVLILVLAGDVVLLFIGWELVSLASFLLIARAGSGGEAGSFRTLAVTFVGGLLLLIGLAIAAVSANSTDLSTILRSDVWAAEPGRTTVVAVLVALGAFTKAAQFPFHFWLPEAMAAATPVSAFLHAAAVVKAGVYVLLRFSTIFHDNVVWNALLIITGLFTAIMSAIFAATKTDLKQLTAYSTVSHLGWIVATIGVGTQVALAAALTHTLAHALFKSSLFMLIGVVDHQAGSRDIRRLGPLLKQMPFTFVSMTIAVASMAAVPPLFGFISKESMLTAFYGGPYGGLLLFIAAIAAFLTVVYSVKVIFGTFVDGPRDVSHVTEAPASMWVPAALPGLFSVPLAFTLPLIDDPVTAAVHSITQDETYHSHLHLWHGVTPELMVSVLVLAAGIGFIFVRHRVFDGLNNRELLPFNGKTALRVIIRGANRIGEWMARPAISYNPARHLIWLVVIVLIVGFSSLNLEVAPRVDGLDNYWDLVPLVLVTVSVGCLVLTRSRLTAAVLLGTVGVGVSLQMLMLGAPDVALTQFMVESLTVVVIMMVLRYQPDKFPPVRRRRKARAAVVAALSGFIAFAGVYGLLGRRERSDLAMWYLENTTPLTQADNIVAVIIVEFRSFDTLGELSVLGMAAVVIMAVTSSVPRHKITRGLRPEPFGQSQINTMPIRKVVRMTLPIMIVLSILIFFRGHQAPGGGFVAALVLATAFVMSYLSKGRDEKVVSESTPIWLTGIGIIIAISSGFLGLIEGGFMYAIHGEIAGIHQSTSLIFDVGIYMCVIGMLTMAINALGGYVRPGNERENLDYLRDGENPLPDVPAFHTPTSVAQKEED
- a CDS encoding sodium:proton antiporter, with product MFMALTISVLVAGAVYLIQQRGMVRVVFGMMLFGHATNLTLLAAGVGAWRGEAFPSTTPLDEMADPLPQAFVLTAIVISMATTTILLMLAALGRDDDTVYGDHFNHGGPSPLTTAGRTARLKEDAE